The Saccopteryx leptura isolate mSacLep1 chromosome 2, mSacLep1_pri_phased_curated, whole genome shotgun sequence genome has a window encoding:
- the PYY gene encoding peptide YY, with product MVLVHRSWPAMITMLLALLVCLVALADAYPPPPEPPGEDATPEEQSHYNAELRHYLHALTRQRFGKRDGQESKSGRILPSLPGRAFKLGSGGLTMD from the exons ATGGTGCTGGTGCACAGGTCGTGGCCCGCAATGATCACAATGCTGCTGGCTTTGCTGGTGTGCCTGGTGGCTCTGGCCGACGCCTACCCACCTCCACCCGAGCCCCCCGGTGAAGACGCCACGCCCGAGGAGCAGAGCCACTATAACGCCGAGCTGCGCCACTATCTCCATGCTCTCACTCGGCAGCG GTTTGGGAAACGCGACGGCCAGGAATCGAAATCGGGAAGGATCTTACCCAGCCTCCCCGGCCGTGCATTCAAGTTGGG aTCTGGAGGCCTCACCATGGATTGA